A part of Rhodopirellula bahusiensis genomic DNA contains:
- a CDS encoding ABC transporter permease subunit → MIAGSAISLFSDFAGVESGLLPLAQVGKWLPAFVTPIWVLSIGLLLGALVTAVIHGILSALSFIPGLGNLADDPKRGVTLSLVAGAIFSGLLCYFYVPQGGENGQLLFLPLVTLGMILGFGLIYGMWHRTRSEWLSILGEGVIPYILGTLGLFAVIGLGSTPFVEEPMAILESVPAVNLVGDGTVVEVATIDPSSDPDIPEFLPAEITYNFRNVAELRIESDKKVFLADSDKAEAFSRAPIELNPGSTEAVTYKYQDREQPPIPGDPSKLHIYNQEIDPARVVFTFKNLPQVPQASSIVFSAVALFLTLTGFMAVRQAAPRVWALALSTAKNEMAQPLYLLLLAIGIFAVLLFGIFPFNTLGDDIRLLKDSGVTMIMVLGMLLAVWSAGTSVSDEIDGRTALTVLSKPVSRRSFILGKYTGIMLSVLVLFVILAAVLLVVMSYKPIYDARETSQQQPPWQVGHEEIITTLPILGLYFMETMAIGGIAVALATRLPLLANFITCFAIYVVGNLLSPLVASARENTELVGFVGKLIAVVVPNLNSFNVQAAVDAGNAIPLIYLAAAFNYLVVFVIAIWMVAMLLFEDRDLA, encoded by the coding sequence ATGATTGCTGGGTCCGCTATTTCACTCTTCTCCGATTTTGCTGGTGTTGAATCGGGTTTGCTACCTCTCGCTCAGGTTGGCAAGTGGTTGCCTGCCTTCGTCACGCCCATTTGGGTGCTGTCGATTGGGTTGCTGCTCGGTGCGTTGGTGACCGCTGTGATCCACGGCATTTTGAGTGCCCTGTCGTTCATTCCCGGTCTTGGGAATCTGGCGGATGACCCGAAACGGGGTGTCACGTTGTCGCTGGTTGCCGGCGCGATCTTCTCCGGTTTGTTGTGCTACTTCTATGTGCCACAAGGCGGCGAGAACGGTCAGCTTCTGTTCCTGCCATTGGTGACCCTGGGCATGATCCTCGGGTTTGGCCTGATCTATGGAATGTGGCATCGGACTCGTTCGGAGTGGTTGTCGATTCTCGGTGAAGGTGTCATCCCGTACATCTTGGGCACGCTGGGCTTGTTCGCTGTCATCGGTCTGGGCTCGACGCCGTTTGTCGAAGAGCCAATGGCCATTTTGGAAAGCGTGCCCGCGGTCAATTTGGTCGGAGACGGAACGGTGGTCGAAGTCGCGACGATCGATCCCTCGTCGGATCCTGACATCCCCGAGTTCCTGCCTGCTGAGATCACCTACAACTTTCGCAACGTCGCGGAACTGCGGATCGAAAGCGACAAGAAAGTCTTCCTGGCTGATTCGGACAAAGCGGAAGCCTTCAGCCGTGCTCCCATCGAATTGAACCCCGGCAGCACCGAAGCAGTCACCTACAAATACCAGGACCGAGAGCAGCCACCGATTCCAGGTGATCCGTCCAAACTGCACATTTACAACCAAGAAATCGACCCCGCTCGCGTGGTCTTCACATTCAAGAACTTGCCCCAGGTTCCGCAAGCTTCGTCGATCGTCTTCTCGGCCGTCGCATTGTTTTTGACGCTGACCGGTTTTATGGCCGTGCGGCAGGCTGCACCGCGGGTGTGGGCATTGGCTTTGTCGACTGCGAAAAACGAGATGGCTCAGCCTCTTTACCTGTTGTTGTTGGCCATCGGGATCTTCGCGGTGCTGCTCTTTGGGATCTTCCCGTTCAACACGCTGGGCGACGATATTCGTTTGTTGAAGGACAGCGGCGTGACGATGATCATGGTCCTGGGCATGTTGCTCGCCGTTTGGAGTGCGGGCACCTCGGTCAGCGACGAAATCGACGGCCGGACCGCTTTGACCGTGCTCAGTAAACCAGTGAGTCGACGTTCGTTCATCTTGGGCAAGTACACCGGAATCATGTTGTCCGTGTTGGTGCTGTTCGTGATTTTGGCAGCGGTCCTGTTGGTCGTGATGTCCTACAAGCCGATCTATGACGCTCGCGAGACCAGCCAGCAACAACCGCCATGGCAAGTCGGTCACGAAGAGATCATCACGACGCTTCCGATCTTGGGCCTGTACTTCATGGAAACGATGGCGATCGGCGGTATCGCCGTGGCGTTGGCGACTCGATTGCCGTTGCTGGCCAATTTCATCACGTGTTTCGCAATTTATGTTGTCGGGAACCTTCTCAGTCCGCTGGTCGCATCTGCCAGGGAAAACACCGAGCTGGTCGGATTTGTTGGTAAATTGATAGCGGTCGTGGTCCCCAACCTGAACTCATTCAACGTTCAGGCGGCGGTGGATGCGGGAAATGCCATCCCCCTGATCTACCTTGCTGCCGCATTCAACTATCTTGTGGTCTTTGTCATTGCCATTTGGATGGTCGCGATGTTGTTGTTTGAAGATCGCGATTTGGCTTGA
- a CDS encoding pyridoxal phosphate-dependent aminotransferase, whose protein sequence is MHPWIADRTASFDSSGIRKVFDLAAKLKDPINLSIGQPDFDVPEEIQDATVDAIRSGKNAYSPTQGIAPLREKLLAEVNAKYPGQDRDVFVSSGTSGGLVLSLLSMINPGDEVIFLDPYFVMYPALVSLCGGVPVTIDSYPDFRLDPAKIEAAITPKTKMILVNSPANPTGVTASEQDLRDVGELAAKHNIALLSDEIYSRFFYDGDFASPAATNPDTIVIDGFSKSHAMTGWRVGYVHGPPEIIATMLKIQQYSFVCSPQPAQWGALRAMEISLDGHIDDYRRKRDFMVEQLSPHFELTSPGGAFYLFPKAPGNEGGTAFVERAIADGLLIIPGKIFSSHDSHFRISFAASDDTLRRGAEKLIKLAGDNR, encoded by the coding sequence ATGCATCCTTGGATCGCGGATCGAACGGCCTCCTTCGATAGCAGCGGAATCCGCAAAGTCTTTGACTTGGCGGCGAAACTGAAAGACCCGATCAATCTGTCGATCGGGCAACCCGACTTCGATGTCCCCGAGGAAATTCAAGACGCGACCGTCGATGCCATTCGATCTGGCAAAAACGCGTATTCGCCGACCCAGGGGATCGCTCCGCTGCGGGAAAAACTGCTGGCGGAGGTGAACGCCAAGTATCCCGGCCAAGATCGCGATGTGTTTGTCAGCAGTGGCACTTCGGGCGGTTTGGTCCTGTCGCTGCTGTCGATGATCAATCCGGGCGACGAAGTCATCTTCTTGGATCCCTATTTCGTCATGTACCCGGCGTTGGTCAGCCTGTGTGGCGGCGTTCCCGTGACGATCGATTCTTACCCGGACTTTCGTTTGGATCCGGCCAAGATCGAAGCCGCGATCACACCGAAGACCAAGATGATTCTGGTCAACAGCCCCGCCAATCCGACCGGCGTGACCGCATCGGAGCAAGACTTGCGCGACGTCGGCGAGCTAGCTGCGAAACACAACATCGCGTTGCTATCGGACGAGATTTACAGCCGCTTCTTCTACGATGGCGACTTCGCATCGCCGGCGGCGACCAACCCAGACACAATCGTGATCGACGGTTTCAGCAAGTCTCACGCGATGACCGGATGGCGAGTGGGTTACGTCCACGGGCCGCCCGAAATCATTGCGACGATGCTGAAAATCCAACAGTATTCGTTTGTTTGCTCGCCACAGCCCGCCCAGTGGGGTGCTCTGCGAGCGATGGAAATCTCGCTGGACGGCCACATCGACGATTACCGCCGAAAACGCGATTTCATGGTGGAACAACTGTCGCCACACTTCGAATTGACCAGCCCCGGCGGCGCGTTCTACCTGTTTCCCAAGGCCCCCGGCAACGAAGGCGGAACAGCATTCGTTGAACGCGCCATCGCCGATGGCCTGCTGATCATTCCTGGCAAGATCTTCAGCAGCCACGATTCTCATTTCCGAATCAGCTTCGCGGCGAGCGATGACACGCTGCGTCGCGGTGCCGAAAAGCTGATCAAGCTGGCTGGCGACAATCGCTGA
- a CDS encoding DUF4416 family protein, with protein MSEIRLIEPVVRFCAVISRHEEARQWAKQRLAECWGELGENGTPSPFEAGGFYQPEMGDGLTKELIGIAEFADPAGLADWKNLTNEWEAEYASLSNHSEPRPLNLDPGYVSQAKLVLATIKDRDHRIYLRDGIFAEVTLNYVGGRWIHHRWSYPDYRTETVAQFAADCRARLREHLKATGGFRVGVKKTPGAESASNS; from the coding sequence ATGAGCGAAATCCGATTGATCGAGCCGGTGGTGCGTTTCTGCGCCGTGATTTCACGGCACGAGGAGGCTCGTCAGTGGGCAAAGCAGCGTTTAGCGGAGTGCTGGGGTGAACTCGGTGAGAATGGCACACCCAGTCCCTTCGAAGCGGGCGGGTTTTACCAACCGGAAATGGGCGATGGTTTGACCAAGGAGCTGATCGGCATCGCAGAATTCGCGGATCCGGCCGGATTGGCGGACTGGAAGAACCTCACCAACGAGTGGGAAGCTGAATACGCTTCACTTTCGAATCACTCCGAGCCTAGGCCGCTGAATTTGGATCCGGGATACGTCAGCCAAGCCAAATTGGTGCTGGCGACGATCAAGGACCGCGATCACCGGATTTATCTGCGAGATGGGATCTTTGCCGAGGTCACTCTGAACTATGTTGGTGGCCGTTGGATCCATCACCGATGGAGCTACCCAGACTATCGCACCGAAACAGTCGCTCAATTCGCGGCGGATTGCCGGGCGAGACTGCGTGAGCATTTGAAGGCGACCGGCGGTTTTCGCGTTGGGGTGAAGAAGACCCCCGGTGCGGAGTCCGCTTCCAACTCCTGA
- a CDS encoding ATP-binding cassette domain-containing protein produces the protein MNRFSSLKQPRREPEAAGAPLHLVWAAVAGLIIPVLVLVFGVIAALVDEGDGLTQSPLRLGTHLSIPLPELFLAQSKVVQLFGLVGVSLAIAVIFCFAVWLHRRSADARSRRVIKMLHSRTLKQSLRRAEVEGAAAQRERARVIIGRHLPEVGRGLSLWYRSIPRSVLMLIGCVTLALLVNVWLAILAVISGVALWRLYAKLRNPDWLELSRFEIPQIRDRLIGLIGDAPMMARLQAGGLADQAYEAELEALDRRIAGDDARRGRLWPVMMMAGGVAIAVMLLGLGLNTLQGEQGLSLPSALVLGLSLTGAALAAARLSELNRQLRRSSKACESVYLYLQPNSETSPSEQRVGLGGLRDCVTMEDVSLQDSAGKPILRDLSLSLQPKSLVAFLGTEDVSTRALLELLMGFGRPHRGKVQIDGISLLDVHPQALAKNVMWIGPDGPLWEGSLRENLMAGVDRSVDNRDMVETLERLGIYERITRLPEGLETIIEPGSNLGATEDSDSLGTDVRYAVGIARAMLHRPPIVLAKEPPAPTEHVNEDPCLNALRELADAGSLVVMLPHRLKTLRSCDRVMLLNGPNLVGEGRHTELLNSSDLYRHLNYLLFNPYRHRSPS, from the coding sequence GTGAATCGCTTTTCCAGTCTGAAACAACCGCGTCGCGAACCCGAGGCGGCGGGGGCTCCCCTGCATTTGGTTTGGGCTGCCGTTGCTGGTTTGATCATACCGGTCTTGGTTCTGGTCTTCGGTGTGATCGCCGCACTGGTGGACGAAGGTGACGGGCTGACGCAGTCGCCACTGCGTCTGGGCACTCACCTGTCGATTCCATTGCCAGAACTGTTTTTGGCGCAAAGCAAAGTCGTTCAGTTGTTCGGCCTTGTGGGTGTGTCCTTGGCGATCGCAGTGATCTTTTGCTTCGCCGTTTGGTTGCATCGCCGCTCGGCCGATGCGCGGTCCCGACGCGTCATCAAAATGTTGCATTCGCGAACGCTGAAGCAAAGCTTGCGTCGCGCAGAAGTCGAAGGTGCCGCTGCCCAACGCGAACGAGCACGCGTGATCATCGGTCGGCATCTACCCGAAGTCGGCCGAGGTCTTTCGCTGTGGTACCGATCCATCCCGCGCAGTGTTTTGATGTTGATCGGCTGCGTGACACTGGCATTGCTTGTCAACGTTTGGCTGGCGATCCTTGCCGTCATCAGTGGCGTTGCTCTGTGGCGTTTGTACGCCAAGCTTCGCAACCCAGACTGGTTGGAGCTGTCGCGTTTCGAAATCCCTCAAATTCGCGATCGTCTGATTGGATTGATTGGCGACGCACCCATGATGGCTCGTTTGCAAGCCGGTGGTTTGGCTGATCAAGCCTACGAAGCGGAGCTGGAAGCGCTCGATCGCCGGATCGCTGGTGACGACGCGAGACGAGGTCGTCTGTGGCCGGTGATGATGATGGCCGGCGGCGTTGCGATCGCGGTCATGTTGTTGGGGCTTGGCCTGAACACACTGCAAGGCGAGCAAGGGTTGAGCCTTCCGTCGGCGCTGGTGCTTGGTTTGTCGCTGACCGGTGCGGCTTTGGCTGCGGCTCGATTGAGCGAACTGAATCGTCAATTGCGTCGCAGTAGTAAAGCGTGCGAATCGGTCTACTTGTATCTGCAGCCGAACAGCGAAACGTCTCCCAGCGAACAACGTGTTGGACTGGGCGGTCTTCGTGATTGCGTGACGATGGAAGACGTGTCACTACAAGATTCGGCGGGCAAGCCGATCTTGCGAGACCTGAGTTTGTCGCTGCAACCAAAGTCGCTGGTGGCGTTCTTGGGGACCGAAGATGTTTCAACGCGGGCGTTGCTCGAATTGTTGATGGGGTTTGGTCGGCCGCATCGTGGCAAAGTCCAGATAGATGGCATCTCGCTACTGGATGTTCACCCACAGGCCCTCGCGAAGAACGTGATGTGGATCGGTCCCGACGGTCCGCTTTGGGAAGGTTCGTTACGTGAGAATTTGATGGCGGGAGTCGACCGCAGCGTCGACAACCGTGACATGGTCGAAACGCTCGAGCGACTTGGGATCTACGAACGAATCACTCGTCTGCCCGAGGGCTTGGAGACGATCATTGAGCCCGGTTCGAATTTGGGGGCGACCGAAGATTCCGATTCGCTCGGCACGGATGTTCGCTACGCGGTTGGAATTGCCCGTGCGATGTTGCACCGGCCTCCGATCGTGCTCGCCAAAGAGCCCCCTGCCCCGACCGAGCATGTCAATGAAGACCCGTGTCTGAATGCATTGCGTGAATTGGCCGACGCCGGTTCGTTGGTGGTCATGTTGCCTCACCGGCTGAAGACGCTACGTTCATGTGATCGGGTGATGTTGCTCAATGGACCTAATTTGGTCGGCGAGGGGCGTCACACCGAGTTGCTGAATTCAAGCGATTTGTATCGCCACTTGAACTACTTGCTGTTCAATCCATACCGACACCGAAGCCCATCCTGA
- a CDS encoding O-acetylhomoserine aminocarboxypropyltransferase/cysteine synthase family protein has product MSADPTQNHRLATRALHAGQVADPTTKSRAVPIYATTSYQFDSTDHAAALFGLAEFGNIYSRLMNPTVDVLEKRIAAMDGGATGLCFASGQAAITAAVLAIAHSGQNIVSSTSLYGGTWTLFTQTLKNLGIEVRFFDPDHPEEIHGLVDENTRLVYMESIGNPRNDVPDFKAIADAAHSAPHGAIPVLCDNTVMTPYLLRPIEHGIDIVIYSTTKFLGGHGTHIGGCIVDSGNFKWADQPEKWPEFCGPSPSYHGAVFEEHLRGMGNIAYNVHIRTHWLRDTGAAMSPFAAFLFLQGIETLHLRMPRHCENAMKVAEFLEAHDAVEWVNYPGLKSHSHNAMAEKFLTNGKGAILGFGIKGGMEAGKKFINACQLCSHLANIGDAKTLVIHPASTTHQQLAEDEQRRAGVSPEYVRVSVGIEDIDDILDDLKQALAVATA; this is encoded by the coding sequence ATGTCCGCCGATCCGACCCAAAATCATCGTCTGGCCACCCGTGCTCTCCACGCTGGACAAGTTGCTGACCCAACAACCAAAAGCCGCGCGGTGCCGATCTACGCCACGACGAGCTATCAGTTTGACAGCACCGATCACGCGGCAGCCCTGTTCGGCTTGGCTGAGTTCGGCAACATCTACAGCCGATTGATGAACCCGACCGTCGATGTGTTGGAAAAACGCATCGCGGCGATGGACGGTGGTGCCACGGGATTGTGTTTCGCATCAGGACAAGCGGCCATCACGGCAGCGGTTTTAGCAATCGCTCACAGCGGTCAGAACATCGTCAGCAGCACCTCGCTGTATGGCGGAACCTGGACGCTGTTCACGCAGACTCTGAAGAACCTCGGCATCGAAGTTCGCTTCTTCGATCCGGATCACCCTGAGGAAATTCACGGACTGGTCGATGAAAACACGCGACTGGTCTACATGGAGAGCATCGGCAACCCAAGAAACGATGTTCCGGATTTCAAAGCCATCGCCGACGCGGCCCACTCAGCTCCTCACGGGGCGATCCCGGTCTTGTGCGACAACACCGTGATGACGCCTTACTTGCTGCGTCCGATCGAACACGGCATCGACATCGTGATCTACAGCACGACCAAATTTTTGGGCGGACACGGCACTCACATTGGTGGCTGCATCGTCGACAGCGGAAACTTCAAATGGGCCGACCAACCTGAAAAGTGGCCTGAGTTCTGCGGCCCCAGCCCTTCGTATCACGGTGCCGTTTTCGAAGAACACCTGCGTGGCATGGGCAACATTGCCTACAACGTCCACATCCGCACGCACTGGTTGCGTGACACGGGTGCAGCGATGAGTCCTTTCGCCGCGTTCCTATTCCTTCAAGGAATCGAAACTCTTCACCTTCGCATGCCGCGTCACTGCGAGAATGCGATGAAAGTCGCTGAGTTCCTCGAAGCTCACGACGCGGTCGAGTGGGTGAACTACCCCGGACTGAAGTCGCACTCTCACAACGCGATGGCCGAGAAATTCCTGACCAACGGCAAGGGTGCCATCCTTGGCTTCGGTATCAAAGGCGGCATGGAAGCAGGCAAGAAATTCATCAACGCTTGCCAACTGTGTTCGCATCTGGCCAACATCGGCGACGCCAAGACACTGGTCATTCACCCCGCCAGCACCACGCACCAACAGCTCGCCGAAGATGAGCAACGTCGCGCGGGAGTCAGCCCCGAGTACGTCCGCGTCTCGGTCGGGATCGAAGACATCGATGACATCCTCGATGACCTGAAACAGGCTCTTGCTGTTGCAACCGCGTAA